The genome window GACCCACGGCGCCCACACTTCGGGTGGGATGCCGAGCAGCCGCGGAAGCACTCCCGCGTCCGCGAGCAGGAGTCCGATGGTCGCGGCTCCGATGAGGTGAGGCACGGTCACGGTCGTCGCACCGAGGGCGGCGAGCAGTCGACTCCCTGCGCGTCCGGAGGCGATGACGACCGCGGCGCCGGTGCCGACGACGACCGCGATGACCGTCGACACCGCCGCGACGGCGATCGACACCGCGGTCGCGGCCGCGAGGTCGTCGGGATGGGCGAGGAACGCGTCGACGCCGGGAGTCACGGGCCCGGCGACCGGCATCAGGCCGAGTGCCTGGAACACTGTCGCGCCGATCCCGCCGCCCACGACGAGCAGGATCACGGCGGCCGCAGGGAGCACCAGCAACGCGCCGCTCAGGAGCTGACGAGCGCTCCCGCGGCGGCGCGCCACCGGCGCGAAGCTCATCGGCCGAGCACGCCGGTTCGCCAGCCCTCGTCGAGGGCGGGGACCCACTCTGCGGAGAGTTCGCCGTGCGCGTTCTCCGACAGCACCTCGTACCCGGGAACGACAGGCGATTCCGGGAGCGTGTCGAACAGGGCGCGGTCGGCATCCGAGAGGCCATCGATGTCGAGAACCGTGAACTGTCCCCACACATCGGGCTGCGCCTTCGCCACCTGCTGCTCGACCGAGAGCGCGACGTTCGCGACGACCATCGCGCCCGCGATCGAGTCGGAGTTCGCGGGCAGTCCGAGGAAGCTCGCGTTGCCCACGGTGCCGTCCTCGAGAGGCAGCACAGTGGTTCCCGGCGGGTAGGTGCCGTCGGCCACGAGATCGGTGAGCGTCGCCGGCCCATACGTCATCGTGATGTCGATCTGCCGGTCGGCGAAGAGCTGTCCGAGCTCGGCCTCGTTCGCCGGGTAGGTGTCGCCGCCACGCCACAGACTCGGGGCCAGGTCATCGAGCCGCTCG of Microbacterium sp. LWH13-1.2 contains these proteins:
- a CDS encoding ABC transporter permease subunit, which codes for MSFAPVARRRGSARQLLSGALLVLPAAAVILLVVGGGIGATVFQALGLMPVAGPVTPGVDAFLAHPDDLAAATAVSIAVAAVSTVIAVVVGTGAAVVIASGRAGSRLLAALGATTVTVPHLIGAATIGLLLADAGVLPRLLGIPPEVWAPWVGGPLWGAAIAEFAWKESAFVALVVTGTLATRIATYDETAALLGAGRWRRFRHVLLPLTAPTIVICAAISFVYALGSYEVTWLLGRTYPEPLPVLAVRLFQGVSLASRPEAAAVALVTCAISLAVVALTFAALRRTAVWR